One part of the Cinclus cinclus chromosome 20, bCinCin1.1, whole genome shotgun sequence genome encodes these proteins:
- the LUC7L3 gene encoding luc7-like protein 3 isoform X4 — MISAAQLLDELMGRDRNLAPDEKRSNVRWDHESVCKYYLCGFCPAELFTNTRSDLGPCEKIHDENLRKQYEKSSRFMKVGYERDFLRYLQSLLAEVERRIRRGHARLALSQNQQSSGGAGPTGKNEEKIQVLTDKIDVLLQQIEELGSEGKVEEAQGMMKLVEQLKEERELLRSTTSTIESFAAQEKQMEVCEVCGAFLIVGDAQSRVDDHLMGKQHMGYAKIKATVEDLKEKLRKRTEEPDRDERLKKEKLEREEREKEREREREERERKRRREEEEKEKERARDRERRKRSRSRSRHSSRTSDRRCSRSRDHKRSRSRERRRSRSRDRRRSRSHDRSERKHRSRSRDRRRSKSRDRKSYKHRSKSREREQDRKSKEKEKRGSDDKKSSMKSSSREKQSEDTNTDSKESETKNEVNGTNEDIKSEGDTQSN; from the exons ATGATATCGGCCGCCCAGCTCCTCGATGAGCTCATGGGCCGGGACAGGAACCTGGCCCCGGATGAAAAGCGCAGCAACGTGCGGTGGGACCACGAGAGC GTTTGCAAATACTACCTTTGTGGCTTTTGCCCAGCTGAATTATTTACAAATACCCGTTCTGATTTAG GTCCTTGTGAAAAAATTCATGATGAAAATCTGCGCAAACA GTATGAGAAGAGCTCCCGGTTTATGAAGGTGGGCTATGAGAGGGATTTCCTGCGCTATTTGCAGAGCTTGCTCGCAGAGGTGGAGCGCAGGATCCGCAGGGGCCACGCTCGTTTGGCACTGTCACAGAACCAGCAGTCTTCTGGG GGAGCGGGCCCTACCGGTAAAAATGAGGAGAAGATTCAGGTGTTAACTGACAAAATTGATGTACTGCTTCAACAG ATTGAAGAGCTGGGTTCAGAaggaaaggtggaagaagcacaAGGAATGATGAAACTCGTTGAACAgttaaaggaagaaagagaactgCTGAGGTCTACAACTTCG ACAATTGAGAGCTTTGCAgcccaggaaaaacaaatggaaGTGTGTGAAGTTTGTGGAGCCTTTTTAATTGTAGGAGATGCACAGTCCAGAGTAGATGACCACTTGATGGGAAAGCAGCACATGGGTTATGCCAAAATAAAAGCTACTGTAGAAGATTTAAAG GAGAAGTTAcgaaaaagaacagaagagcCTGACCGTGATGAAAGATTGAAAAAGGAGAAGCTAGAAcgggaagagagagagaaagaaagggagcGGGAAAGAGAAGAGCGGGAAAGGAAGAGACGAcgtgaagaggaggaaaaggaaaaagagagggcTCGTGACAGAGAGAGGCGTAAAAGGAGCCGCTCACGGAGCAGGCATTCCAGCAGGACATCTGACAGGAGATGCAGCCGCTCACGAGACCACAAAAGGTcaagaagcagagaaagaaggCGAAGCAG GAGTCGTGACCggaggagaagcagaagccACGATAGATCAGAAAGGAAACACAGGTCTCGTAGTAGGGACAGGAGACGGTCCAAGAGCCGGGATCGGAAATCCTACAAGCacagaagcaaaagcagagagagagaacaagacaggaagtcaaaagaaaaag AAAAGAGGGGATCTGATGATAAAAAAAGTAGTATGAAGTCCAGTAGTCGAGAAAAACAGAGTGAAGACACAAATACAGACTCGAAGGAGAGTGAGACTAAGAATGAGGTCAATGGGACCAATGAAGACATTAAATCTGAAGGTGACACTCAGTCCAATTAA
- the LUC7L3 gene encoding luc7-like protein 3 isoform X1 produces the protein MISAAQLLDELMGRDRNLAPDEKRSNVRWDHESVCKYYLCGFCPAELFTNTRSDLGPCEKIHDENLRKQYEKSSRFMKVGYERDFLRYLQSLLAEVERRIRRGHARLALSQNQQSSGGAGPTGKNEEKIQVLTDKIDVLLQQIEELGSEGKVEEAQGMMKLVEQLKEERELLRSTTSTIESFAAQEKQMEVCEVCGAFLIVGDAQSRVDDHLMGKQHMGYAKIKATVEDLKEKLRKRTEEPDRDERLKKEKLEREEREKEREREREERERKRRREEEEKEKERARDRERRKRSRSRSRHSSRTSDRRCSRSRDHKRSRSRERRRSRSRDRRRSRSHDRSERKHRSRSRDRRRSKSRDRKSYKHRSKSREREQDRKSKEKEKRGSDDKKSSMKSSSREKQSEDTNTDSKESETKNEVNGTNEDIKSEVQRKYAQMKMELSQVRRQTKAPSEGNDSVVLQNILRYIVLSQLFCSRLVPPLVCLFGTYL, from the exons ATGATATCGGCCGCCCAGCTCCTCGATGAGCTCATGGGCCGGGACAGGAACCTGGCCCCGGATGAAAAGCGCAGCAACGTGCGGTGGGACCACGAGAGC GTTTGCAAATACTACCTTTGTGGCTTTTGCCCAGCTGAATTATTTACAAATACCCGTTCTGATTTAG GTCCTTGTGAAAAAATTCATGATGAAAATCTGCGCAAACA GTATGAGAAGAGCTCCCGGTTTATGAAGGTGGGCTATGAGAGGGATTTCCTGCGCTATTTGCAGAGCTTGCTCGCAGAGGTGGAGCGCAGGATCCGCAGGGGCCACGCTCGTTTGGCACTGTCACAGAACCAGCAGTCTTCTGGG GGAGCGGGCCCTACCGGTAAAAATGAGGAGAAGATTCAGGTGTTAACTGACAAAATTGATGTACTGCTTCAACAG ATTGAAGAGCTGGGTTCAGAaggaaaggtggaagaagcacaAGGAATGATGAAACTCGTTGAACAgttaaaggaagaaagagaactgCTGAGGTCTACAACTTCG ACAATTGAGAGCTTTGCAgcccaggaaaaacaaatggaaGTGTGTGAAGTTTGTGGAGCCTTTTTAATTGTAGGAGATGCACAGTCCAGAGTAGATGACCACTTGATGGGAAAGCAGCACATGGGTTATGCCAAAATAAAAGCTACTGTAGAAGATTTAAAG GAGAAGTTAcgaaaaagaacagaagagcCTGACCGTGATGAAAGATTGAAAAAGGAGAAGCTAGAAcgggaagagagagagaaagaaagggagcGGGAAAGAGAAGAGCGGGAAAGGAAGAGACGAcgtgaagaggaggaaaaggaaaaagagagggcTCGTGACAGAGAGAGGCGTAAAAGGAGCCGCTCACGGAGCAGGCATTCCAGCAGGACATCTGACAGGAGATGCAGCCGCTCACGAGACCACAAAAGGTcaagaagcagagaaagaaggCGAAGCAG GAGTCGTGACCggaggagaagcagaagccACGATAGATCAGAAAGGAAACACAGGTCTCGTAGTAGGGACAGGAGACGGTCCAAGAGCCGGGATCGGAAATCCTACAAGCacagaagcaaaagcagagagagagaacaagacaggaagtcaaaagaaaaag AAAAGAGGGGATCTGATGATAAAAAAAGTAGTATGAAGTCCAGTAGTCGAGAAAAACAGAGTGAAGACACAAATACAGACTCGAAGGAGAGTGAGACTAAGAATGAGGTCAATGGGACCAATGAAGACATTAAATCTGAAG TGCAGCGTAAGTATGCACAGATGAAGATGGAACTAAGTCAAGTAAGAAGACAAACTAAAGCACCTTCTGAAGGAAATGACAGTGTAGTCCTGCAAAACATTTTGAGGTACATTGTTTTGTC
- the LUC7L3 gene encoding luc7-like protein 3 isoform X2 — protein MISAAQLLDELMGRDRNLAPDEKRSNVRWDHESVCKYYLCGFCPAELFTNTRSDLGPCEKIHDENLRKQYEKSSRFMKVGYERDFLRYLQSLLAEVERRIRRGHARLALSQNQQSSGGAGPTGKNEEKIQVLTDKIDVLLQQIEELGSEGKVEEAQGMMKLVEQLKEERELLRSTTSTIESFAAQEKQMEVCEVCGAFLIVGDAQSRVDDHLMGKQHMGYAKIKATVEDLKEKLRKRTEEPDRDERLKKEKLEREEREKEREREREERERKRRREEEEKEKERARDRERRKRSRSRSRHSSRTSDRRCSRSRDHKRSRSRERRRSRSRDRRRSRSHDRSERKHRSRSRDRRRSKSRDRKSYKHRSKSREREQDRKSKEKEKRGSDDKKSSMKSSSREKQSEDTNTDSKESETKNEVNGTNEDIKSEVQRKYAQMKMELSQVRRQTKAPSEGNDSVVLQNILSVGVVSGP, from the exons ATGATATCGGCCGCCCAGCTCCTCGATGAGCTCATGGGCCGGGACAGGAACCTGGCCCCGGATGAAAAGCGCAGCAACGTGCGGTGGGACCACGAGAGC GTTTGCAAATACTACCTTTGTGGCTTTTGCCCAGCTGAATTATTTACAAATACCCGTTCTGATTTAG GTCCTTGTGAAAAAATTCATGATGAAAATCTGCGCAAACA GTATGAGAAGAGCTCCCGGTTTATGAAGGTGGGCTATGAGAGGGATTTCCTGCGCTATTTGCAGAGCTTGCTCGCAGAGGTGGAGCGCAGGATCCGCAGGGGCCACGCTCGTTTGGCACTGTCACAGAACCAGCAGTCTTCTGGG GGAGCGGGCCCTACCGGTAAAAATGAGGAGAAGATTCAGGTGTTAACTGACAAAATTGATGTACTGCTTCAACAG ATTGAAGAGCTGGGTTCAGAaggaaaggtggaagaagcacaAGGAATGATGAAACTCGTTGAACAgttaaaggaagaaagagaactgCTGAGGTCTACAACTTCG ACAATTGAGAGCTTTGCAgcccaggaaaaacaaatggaaGTGTGTGAAGTTTGTGGAGCCTTTTTAATTGTAGGAGATGCACAGTCCAGAGTAGATGACCACTTGATGGGAAAGCAGCACATGGGTTATGCCAAAATAAAAGCTACTGTAGAAGATTTAAAG GAGAAGTTAcgaaaaagaacagaagagcCTGACCGTGATGAAAGATTGAAAAAGGAGAAGCTAGAAcgggaagagagagagaaagaaagggagcGGGAAAGAGAAGAGCGGGAAAGGAAGAGACGAcgtgaagaggaggaaaaggaaaaagagagggcTCGTGACAGAGAGAGGCGTAAAAGGAGCCGCTCACGGAGCAGGCATTCCAGCAGGACATCTGACAGGAGATGCAGCCGCTCACGAGACCACAAAAGGTcaagaagcagagaaagaaggCGAAGCAG GAGTCGTGACCggaggagaagcagaagccACGATAGATCAGAAAGGAAACACAGGTCTCGTAGTAGGGACAGGAGACGGTCCAAGAGCCGGGATCGGAAATCCTACAAGCacagaagcaaaagcagagagagagaacaagacaggaagtcaaaagaaaaag AAAAGAGGGGATCTGATGATAAAAAAAGTAGTATGAAGTCCAGTAGTCGAGAAAAACAGAGTGAAGACACAAATACAGACTCGAAGGAGAGTGAGACTAAGAATGAGGTCAATGGGACCAATGAAGACATTAAATCTGAAG TGCAGCGTAAGTATGCACAGATGAAGATGGAACTAAGTCAAGTAAGAAGACAAACTAAAGCACCTTCTGAAGGAAATGACAGTGTAGTCCTGCAAAACATTTTGAG
- the LUC7L3 gene encoding luc7-like protein 3 isoform X3, with translation MISAAQLLDELMGRDRNLAPDEKRSNVRWDHESVCKYYLCGFCPAELFTNTRSDLGPCEKIHDENLRKQYEKSSRFMKVGYERDFLRYLQSLLAEVERRIRRGHARLALSQNQQSSGGAGPTGKNEEKIQVLTDKIDVLLQQIEELGSEGKVEEAQGMMKLVEQLKEERELLRSTTSTIESFAAQEKQMEVCEVCGAFLIVGDAQSRVDDHLMGKQHMGYAKIKATVEDLKEKLRKRTEEPDRDERLKKEKLEREEREKEREREREERERKRRREEEEKEKERARDRERRKRSRSRSRHSSRTSDRRCSRSRDHKRSRSRERRRSRSRDRRRSRSHDRSERKHRSRSRDRRRSKSRDRKSYKHRSKSREREQDRKSKEKEKRGSDDKKSSMKSSSREKQSEDTNTDSKESETKNEVNGTNEDIKSEVQRKYAQMKMELSQVRRQTKAPSEGNDSVVLQNILRTTT, from the exons ATGATATCGGCCGCCCAGCTCCTCGATGAGCTCATGGGCCGGGACAGGAACCTGGCCCCGGATGAAAAGCGCAGCAACGTGCGGTGGGACCACGAGAGC GTTTGCAAATACTACCTTTGTGGCTTTTGCCCAGCTGAATTATTTACAAATACCCGTTCTGATTTAG GTCCTTGTGAAAAAATTCATGATGAAAATCTGCGCAAACA GTATGAGAAGAGCTCCCGGTTTATGAAGGTGGGCTATGAGAGGGATTTCCTGCGCTATTTGCAGAGCTTGCTCGCAGAGGTGGAGCGCAGGATCCGCAGGGGCCACGCTCGTTTGGCACTGTCACAGAACCAGCAGTCTTCTGGG GGAGCGGGCCCTACCGGTAAAAATGAGGAGAAGATTCAGGTGTTAACTGACAAAATTGATGTACTGCTTCAACAG ATTGAAGAGCTGGGTTCAGAaggaaaggtggaagaagcacaAGGAATGATGAAACTCGTTGAACAgttaaaggaagaaagagaactgCTGAGGTCTACAACTTCG ACAATTGAGAGCTTTGCAgcccaggaaaaacaaatggaaGTGTGTGAAGTTTGTGGAGCCTTTTTAATTGTAGGAGATGCACAGTCCAGAGTAGATGACCACTTGATGGGAAAGCAGCACATGGGTTATGCCAAAATAAAAGCTACTGTAGAAGATTTAAAG GAGAAGTTAcgaaaaagaacagaagagcCTGACCGTGATGAAAGATTGAAAAAGGAGAAGCTAGAAcgggaagagagagagaaagaaagggagcGGGAAAGAGAAGAGCGGGAAAGGAAGAGACGAcgtgaagaggaggaaaaggaaaaagagagggcTCGTGACAGAGAGAGGCGTAAAAGGAGCCGCTCACGGAGCAGGCATTCCAGCAGGACATCTGACAGGAGATGCAGCCGCTCACGAGACCACAAAAGGTcaagaagcagagaaagaaggCGAAGCAG GAGTCGTGACCggaggagaagcagaagccACGATAGATCAGAAAGGAAACACAGGTCTCGTAGTAGGGACAGGAGACGGTCCAAGAGCCGGGATCGGAAATCCTACAAGCacagaagcaaaagcagagagagagaacaagacaggaagtcaaaagaaaaag AAAAGAGGGGATCTGATGATAAAAAAAGTAGTATGAAGTCCAGTAGTCGAGAAAAACAGAGTGAAGACACAAATACAGACTCGAAGGAGAGTGAGACTAAGAATGAGGTCAATGGGACCAATGAAGACATTAAATCTGAAG TGCAGCGTAAGTATGCACAGATGAAGATGGAACTAAGTCAAGTAAGAAGACAAACTAAAGCACCTTCTGAAGGAAATGACAGTGTAGTCCTGCAAAACATTTTGAG